AGTCCGCAAATAAGCGGGATTGATATACCTGATAGTCAGTTTATCGCGTGGCGAGGACAGGGTCAATATATAAGGGTTTTAGCACCAAATACCCTATGGTTGGTTAGAAGTAATTTACAAGTAGCAGATCGCCCTTTATTACCCATTGAACAGTTCTCTATTGGGGGATTAGGAAGTGTTAGGGGTTATCGACAGGATCAATTGTTAACGGATAATGGTTTTTTTGCTTCAACGGAGGTACGATTTCCTATTTTAACGTTTCCTGTACTAGAAAAAGAAAGCATCTTACAAGTCATTCCTTTTATTGATTATGGACTCGGTTGGAATACCTCTTTGCCTTCTCCAAATCCGAATAGTTTAGTTTCAGTAGGATTGGGAATATTATGGCAATGGGGCAATTTTAATGCGCGGTTAGATTGGGGAATCCCTTTAACAGATTTTCCCAGAAATCAGAATTCTTGGAATGAAAATGGCTTATATTTTACGATTCAATATGGACTTTAACTCTAAAGAGTTAAGCTATACAAACAAAGGTTGCCTACGCAACCTACAATGAGCGTCCGCGCTCGTCGGACTTCGTTTTTATAGCATAAGGCTTTAGCCTTTTATTGATTATTAATTTAGCATAGTAAGTCCGGTAGAACCATAAAATTGTATTTTTCATGGTGTGTAAATTAACCTTAAATAATATTAACATATCGCAATCAGTAATGATTCATGAGATCTTTTTTCTTCTCTGTTGCCTGTTGCCTTTGACTCAAATTTAATTCTCACAACTGATTACTGATTGCTATATAATCATATTTGTTGAAAATTAGCAAGCATTCAGAACGAGAAGGACTCACTTTCTCCTTAAATAGAGAGAAACGAATGATAATTGGGGTCTGTGTTGAGAATCTATACCGAGAATTATAAAACTAATTCTGTGAGATCGTTGCTTTGCAAACTTTTTCCAAAATGTACAAATCGTGTCGTTCGATAAACTTTTCATTGTTTAATCTCAGGAATCAAGTAGTAAATATTATTAGGAGTTTCTGTTACTCCGTTACCTGGATCTCTGCATTATCGAATTCATTTTATACAAACTTAACAATTCGTTATAAAACTTGATAATTTTGGGTCAAAGTATAGCTTTTTATACCAATTTCCTAAATGTAAGCGAAACATCTTTGTAGGGGTCAACGGCCGTCATTGGTGTCAACTTAAGGCGAAACTTGACGAGGTGCAAGCTTTCTCACTATCCCACCCTCACCCTGCCAAGGGTGGGGTTAACTGTACAAAGCCTGTCTACACAGGCTAATGTTACAGTAAAGTCTGCGCTCGTCGGGCTTTGTTTGTATAGCCACAGGCTTTAGCCTGTCGGCGTTTGGGTTGAAGATATTAATATTACCTGGCCTTGGGGAAATTTTGGACAAAATGTTCTATAATGTCAGTCAAAAACCCCCAAAGCTTACAAAATACTGATGTGTACTTGGTATCGTTCGACTGTCTTTTTCTGTCTTGTTTTCTCTGTGATTTGTCAGGACAAAGCGATCGCCCAAATTATCCCTGATAATACATTAGGGGGTGAAAGTTCGAGTGTCAACCCAATTAACCCCAATTATGACCGTATTGATGGGGGTGCAATACGAGGTAGCAATTTATTTCATAGTTTTCGGGAATTTAATATTCATGAGGGAAATTCAGCTTATTTTAGCAATCCTGAAGTAATTAAAACTATTTTTAGTCGGGTAACAGGAAATAATCCCTCATTATTGTTAGGAAAGTTAGGTGTTTTAGGGAATGCTAATCTCTTTTTTATTAATCCTAATGGGGTGATTTTTGGGCCAAATGCTAGTTTAGATATCTCTGGTTCTTTTGTGGTAACAAGTGCAAAGAGTATTCGTTTTCCTGATGGCAGTGAATTTAGTGCTGTTAACCCCCAAGGTGCGCCATTATTAACTATTGATGTTCCTGTAAGTGTGGGATTAGTGTTTGAGGGAGATACCACTGGTAAAATATATAATCAAGCAGATTTACAAGTAGGAAAACATCTTTCTTTAATTGGGGAAACTATTGTTAATGAAGGGTCAGTTATTGCGACACAGGGAGATGTTACCTTAATTAGTAAAACTAATGGTATTGTTCAATTAGATACTATTGGAAAATATGTTGAAAGTAGCTCACTAACATCAACAGAAAAAGCAATTAAGACTGAGGAAAATAATTCTTTAGAAAATTCTGCAAAAACGGAAGAACAAAGCAATTTATCAAGAAATAGTATATTAACTAATAAAAACCATAATAGTTCCTTGGAGAATCCAGTCTCTAATAGTTCATCAGATGTTCTGACTCCAAAAACTGGAGATATTTTAATTATGGGTTCTTCAGATAAACCATCAATACTGTCTCAGAACTTAATGATTAATGCTGATAATAATTTAACCATTAAAGATGCCAAAATTGGCGCAAGTAAAGATTTAAGTTTAACCGCAGAAAATACTTTAAGAATAAGAGATAGTAAAGAAAGACCTGTTCAAATAATAGGAGGACAAGATTTAACTTTACAAGGAAATCAATCGGTAGATATTTTTGCTTTGAACAACTCAAATAGCGGTTTAGTTTCAGGAGAAGATATGATTGTGCGTTCAGAAAATAATGTGATTGGAGATACACATTATTGGACTGGGGGGAGTTTTCGTGTTGAAAAGTTGGATGGAAGTTTAGGGGATTTGGAGAGTCCTAATGATCCAATTATTCGTTCTCAAGGGGATGTTAATTTCTCTACTTATTTAGGTGCTTCTTTGCATATTTTAGCAGGAGGTTCAGTTAAAATTGGTAGAGTAATTATTACGGGAACCGATACTGTTGGTGATACAATTAATCCAACATCAACACCTAATTTAGCTAATGTGGTTCTCTCGAATGGAGAATCTCTAACTATCAATGGAAACCAAAGTCCAACGCTTGACATTCGTGCTGGAGTTAACCAATCAGTAATTGGTAGTCCTTTAGGAACTATTGGGATTGGTAATAGAGATCTCTTTTTACCTAGTATTCCTACTAACAATTCTACTATAACTAATGCTGACATTACTATCGGAGAAATAATAATTTTTCCTGTGAATGGAGTAGTTTTTCTGACAACTCAATATCAACCCAACTTAAGCTTGACAGGTGGAAATATTAATGTAACAGGTGAAGGGTCACTTTTTAAAGCAGGAATTGAAAATCAAGGCTCTGTTATTCTAGATTCTAGAAATAATATTAATACCAAAAATAGTCCTTTAAACACATCATCAGTTAGTGGTGATGGAGGCAATATTACATTACTAGCAAGGGGAGATATTAATATCAATTCTCCAATAACATCTAACAGTAGTGCTTTTAATGGTAATGGTGGTAATATTTTAATTGAAGCCGCAAAAAATGTTAATCTTAATGCCTCTCTCGATTCTAGTAGTAATTTAGGTAATGGCGGAAGTGTACTAATAGAATCAGGAAATGATATTATTTTGAAATCAGATATAAAATTTTCAACTAAAACAAATGATTTATTTGGGGGAGATATTAGTTTAAATGCTGATAATAATATAATAGTAAATTCAAACGTAGACATTTCATCTATCGCTTTAATAGGAGGCAATATAACTTTTGAAGCTGGCAACAATATATCTATAGAAAGCAATTCTTCTATTGATTCTAGTGGATTTATTGGGGGAAATATTAGCTTTGCCAGCAATGGTAATATTTCAATAGCTACAAGTATTATAAAGAGTGAAAATCAAGAAAATGATTTTAATTTAGATGGTAAGGGAGGGGCTATTAACATAGAAAGTAACTCTATTTTAATTAAAAATAATAGTCAGATTTATACTCAAACTTTTTCAACTTTGAATGCAGGAGATATAAATATTAATGCTATAGATACAGTTGAAATACTCAATAATAATCAAGTAGCCAGTAACGTTGGTACTCAAGATGCTAGAGGAAATGGAGGCAATATTAATATTATATCCAAAATTCTTGAGCTTGATAATTCGTCAGCATTAATTACTAATACAAGTGGAATTGGGGACGGAGGAAATTTTAATATCTTTGTTGATAAATCATTACAAATTTCTAAGGGTTCTCAAATCATAACTTCGACATCTGGCACAGGAAATGCGGGAAATATTATTATTCAAAGTCCTTCAGAAATTTCTCTTTTTGCTTCTAACAATTTGATTCATAGTTCGGCAGAAGCTGGATCAACAGGTAATGCAGGAAATATTGATATAAAAACTCAGTCACTTTCCGTTCAAAATGGAGGACAAATAATATCAATTGTTCGTGAAGCAGACAACAAAAAAAATCTTCCTTCCGGGCGAGGAAATGCCGGTAATATCAATATTACTGCTAGTGATTCTATTATTTTACAAGGAATAAACACTAATGGAGAAGGTAGTTTAATACAATCGAGATCAAGAGGAAAGGGTAATTCAGGAGACTTAAGTATTGAAACTGGGAGCTTATCCTTACAAAATGGTGGAGTTATATCAACAAGAACTGCTAACGAAGGAAAAGCAGGTAATATCAACATTAAAGCAACTGATTCTATTACACTACAAGGAAGAACTTCTAAGAATATAAGTAGTATTATAACCTCTCTATCTTCAGGACAAGGAGACGCAGGAAACTTAAAAATTGAAACTGGCACTTTGTCATTACAAGATGGCGCGTCTATAACGACTTATACTACAAATAAAGGCAAGGGGGGAAACCTCACTATTATTGCTCCTGAATCTATCACTTTGGAAGGAAAGAATTTCAACAATATTAATCAAGGCAGTACGATATCTTCAGGGACAGGAGGAAGCGGAAATGCAGGAAACTTAAGAATAGAAACTGGTATATTGTCCCTCAAAGATGGAGCTTCTATAGACACAGGAGTGATAGGAACTATTAGTAAGGGAAAAGGAGGTAATCTGACTGTTATTGCTACTGATTCTATTCTTCTACAAGGAACAAATGATAGTGGACTAGGAAGTTTTATCACTTCCGAATCTGGAGGAAAGGGAGATGCAGGAGACTTAATACTTGAAACAAATGTCTTATCCTTAAAAGATGGTGCTTATATAACAACAGGAACTCTAAATGAGGGAAAAGGAGGAAATTTAACCATTATTGCTGCTGATTCTATCACCCTAGAAGGAACAAATAAACTTCTAAATGGAGGGGGTAGTCTTATATCATCTGCGTCACAAGGGAATACCTTTAGTGGGTCCCAAACAGGGGGAGATTCAGGAGATATTAGAATAGAAACAAGAAGTTTGTCTCTAAAAAATGGGGCAAGTATATCTACCTTAACCTCAAATAATCCATTCACAGGAGCTTTAAATACAGGCAATGCAGGAAATATTAACATTATTGCCAGCGACTTCATTACTCTACAAGGACTCAGTGGTGATGGGATTGGTAGTTCTATCACCACTAATTCATCAACAGTGGGAAATGCAGGAGACTTGAGCCTAAAAACTAGCACTTTATCTTTGCAAGATGGGGCTTATATAAATACTACAACCTCAAATATAGGAAAAGGAGGTGATATTACTATCATTGCTCCAAACTCTATCACTTTGCAAGGAAAAAGTGGCAATGGAAATAGTAGCATCATTTTTTCAGGAACAATTGGTAAGGGAGATTCAGGAAACTTAAGGATAGAAACAGGTATATTATCTCTACAAGATAGTTCTCATATACTGACAAATACAGTAGGAGAAGGAAATGCTGGTTCGATTATCATTGATGCCAAAGATTTGATTACTCTAAAGGGGCGAAATATTCAAGGACTCGGTAGTAGTATTAGAACGGGTACAGGAGGCTTAGGGAATGCCAACAATATCATCCTCAATACCCCTCAACTTAACCTCTCTGATGGTGCAAGACTCTCTGCACTTACCTCTGGAAAAGGAAACGCGGGGGACATCATTGTTAACTCTACTATCGCGGTTAATATCGGTAATAACAGTCAACTTACGGTAGAAACCAGTGGCGCAGGTAAACCCGGCCATATCGACATCACCACCAATACCCTGAACATTGGTACGGACGCTCAACTCAGTGCCACCACTACTGCCACCGCTACCAACCGTGAAACAGGCGGCAGCATCAACCTTAACGCCAATCAAATCAATCTTTCGGGAAAACTTGGCATCTTTGCTGAAACTCAAGGTGTTGCCCCCGCAGGTGATTTAACCATTAAACCCAATAACACCCAAAATCTCGATATTAACTTTACCGACAACGGATTCATCTCTGCCAGAACCTTTGCTAGTGGCCAAGGGGGAGACATTGAGATTAACGCACCCCAAACCATTGATATTCGGGGACAAGGTAAAATAACCGTCGAAACTCAAGGCAGTGGCAATGCAGGTAATATCACCCTCAGTAGTCAAAACATCAATCTTGCTGATGGTCTAGAAATTGCCGCCTCTACCACTCGAACAGGTAGCGCAGGGAATATTAACCTCAACGCTAATCAAATCAACCTGCAACAAACTAGCGTTAATGCTGTTACTAATAGTTCAGGTAATGCGGGTAGTATTTCTCTCTCCCATCAAGGGAACAATGCCAAGATAATTAATTTAGAAAATTCTCAAATCTCAACTGAAATTCAAAAAAATGGACAAGCGACTCGTCCCAGTAATATTGACAT
This genomic interval from Aphanothece sacrum FPU1 contains the following:
- a CDS encoding two-partner secretion domain-containing protein, with protein sequence MCTWYRSTVFFCLVFSVICQDKAIAQIIPDNTLGGESSSVNPINPNYDRIDGGAIRGSNLFHSFREFNIHEGNSAYFSNPEVIKTIFSRVTGNNPSLLLGKLGVLGNANLFFINPNGVIFGPNASLDISGSFVVTSAKSIRFPDGSEFSAVNPQGAPLLTIDVPVSVGLVFEGDTTGKIYNQADLQVGKHLSLIGETIVNEGSVIATQGDVTLISKTNGIVQLDTIGKYVESSSLTSTEKAIKTEENNSLENSAKTEEQSNLSRNSILTNKNHNSSLENPVSNSSSDVLTPKTGDILIMGSSDKPSILSQNLMINADNNLTIKDAKIGASKDLSLTAENTLRIRDSKERPVQIIGGQDLTLQGNQSVDIFALNNSNSGLVSGEDMIVRSENNVIGDTHYWTGGSFRVEKLDGSLGDLESPNDPIIRSQGDVNFSTYLGASLHILAGGSVKIGRVIITGTDTVGDTINPTSTPNLANVVLSNGESLTINGNQSPTLDIRAGVNQSVIGSPLGTIGIGNRDLFLPSIPTNNSTITNADITIGEIIIFPVNGVVFLTTQYQPNLSLTGGNINVTGEGSLFKAGIENQGSVILDSRNNINTKNSPLNTSSVSGDGGNITLLARGDININSPITSNSSAFNGNGGNILIEAAKNVNLNASLDSSSNLGNGGSVLIESGNDIILKSDIKFSTKTNDLFGGDISLNADNNIIVNSNVDISSIALIGGNITFEAGNNISIESNSSIDSSGFIGGNISFASNGNISIATSIIKSENQENDFNLDGKGGAINIESNSILIKNNSQIYTQTFSTLNAGDININAIDTVEILNNNQVASNVGTQDARGNGGNINIISKILELDNSSALITNTSGIGDGGNFNIFVDKSLQISKGSQIITSTSGTGNAGNIIIQSPSEISLFASNNLIHSSAEAGSTGNAGNIDIKTQSLSVQNGGQIISIVREADNKKNLPSGRGNAGNINITASDSIILQGINTNGEGSLIQSRSRGKGNSGDLSIETGSLSLQNGGVISTRTANEGKAGNINIKATDSITLQGRTSKNISSIITSLSSGQGDAGNLKIETGTLSLQDGASITTYTTNKGKGGNLTIIAPESITLEGKNFNNINQGSTISSGTGGSGNAGNLRIETGILSLKDGASIDTGVIGTISKGKGGNLTVIATDSILLQGTNDSGLGSFITSESGGKGDAGDLILETNVLSLKDGAYITTGTLNEGKGGNLTIIAADSITLEGTNKLLNGGGSLISSASQGNTFSGSQTGGDSGDIRIETRSLSLKNGASISTLTSNNPFTGALNTGNAGNINIIASDFITLQGLSGDGIGSSITTNSSTVGNAGDLSLKTSTLSLQDGAYINTTTSNIGKGGDITIIAPNSITLQGKSGNGNSSIIFSGTIGKGDSGNLRIETGILSLQDSSHILTNTVGEGNAGSIIIDAKDLITLKGRNIQGLGSSIRTGTGGLGNANNIILNTPQLNLSDGARLSALTSGKGNAGDIIVNSTIAVNIGNNSQLTVETSGAGKPGHIDITTNTLNIGTDAQLSATTTATATNRETGGSINLNANQINLSGKLGIFAETQGVAPAGDLTIKPNNTQNLDINFTDNGFISARTFASGQGGDIEINAPQTIDIRGQGKITVETQGSGNAGNITLSSQNINLADGLEIAASTTRTGSAGNINLNANQINLQQTSVNAVTNSSGNAGSISLSHQGNNAKIINLENSQISTEIQKNGQATRPSNIDIKTDRLTLNNSTITASTQGKGDAGNITVPNAQNINLNQSEITASTSGEGNAGDINLKTETLNLNNQSQITSTANRRATGDGGDITLQTRNLALNNASQISTSTQGEDTADAGKIAVTAENITLDNNSQIAATTNAGKGGTINLSANTLDVSNSSQIRTTTTGKNNAGDITAIIRDNITLSGTNSGFFADTGLNSLGKGGNIFINPIQFIIKQGAAVSVNSRGQGIGGNIFIGANNLTLDNGTIFAQTFSTTGGNITLRISDILLMRNGSQISTTAGTTNAGGNGGNITINAKLILTNLYDNNRITANAFTGNGGNINITSRTIFGFVVGAALEKISVIDASSALGLDGIININTTIIDPTRSLDKLPDTNINPNIQQGCQASRKAATVEFYDIGSGGIPINSEQLFTPFPLHSTGLIPLETITAPSSYSQINVNNNYRFSPLKFNCQL